GCGGACTGGGATGATAGCTTAATTTTTGAGCTCACCACTTGCGTTCCCTTCGCTTGGACTTTGTTGTTTCTGGTGCGTAATGACTTGAGAGTGAGAGTGCAGCCTGCGTACTGCAGGTGCTGATTGTGGGAAATCTGTCCACCTTCTGCCAAGGGGGAATTGGGAGGGACACGCGAGGCTTACGCTGCGTGTTGACTTATGCTATATCCGCAAGGTGAGACATAAACTATCGCTTTCGTTAGGCTGCAGGGTAAACAATAATGCCCGAGGaaagtttaattgaaatttggtGCGATGTTATTGCTGGGAGGGAGCAACGAAGAGGGAGCTGTTGAATTTAGCATCGGTTGGAGTGATGggaatttaataaaaaaaattaattgggCAAAGTATACCCTGCGCAGAACAGCTCTACATTTGCATCTTACGAAGTTAATTTCGTGCCAAAGAAAACTCGCGAAATTAATGAATAATCTTTTGTGCTAACACTCGCAATGGAGCACTGTCAGGTAAACTTACAGCTCTACTGTTGGAGGTTATGTTGTCACgtttaaacaaatgttaagATGTCATTATACTGAGTAGGATGGTAAGTGGGTATGACAAGAGGATATTATGTTGAAGAATGCCAAAGTGTAGTGTAACATATTTCTAAATGGCACATATTGACAAGCTACTTATTGCAATGGTCAGCAGTAGCTGCACTTGTACCATCTCTTGACAttgcaaacataaaatgaactCCATAAATATACTAATTTGAAAAGACTTGCggaatatagaaaaaaaagacaaggaCATTCAACTGCATCTAGTTGGCTGTCCAAGACCTTCGTGTTGGAAGTTTGGTGTTAACATCACACTCTAAACAAGTAGGTTTGAATGCAAGAGTCCGGGTACTTCATGGTTTAAACGTGTATTTAAGATACACAGCTCATTGAAGGGCATGATTTATGCCTCAACTACAAACGGAGACCTGCAAGAATCAGAACGTTGTCCAATGCTTGCAGGAACTCTTGCAAGTTTTACTCACAAGAGTCTAATAAAATATGATATATCCTGATTGCCTATCTAAGCACCAGCTTCGCGTTCGCACATGCACTCGACTGATTGCCACCGATCAGTATCTTTAACATTCCTGCGAAGCACAAAACCCAACTGTGTGGGCTTAATTAGTGTAACTAATATTTCATTGCTCCAGCGTCCTCGGTTCACCATACCTTACTTTACAAACGGTGTGCCGTACAGTTTAGAATGTGAGTGGACTTTAGCGTGCTTTAATGAAGTGATCATTGCCGCGATGAAGGTTAAGCATACGGGACAGTATCACAGTGTCCGAGCCGTACGGTATACTACCGAGTATCCTAGGCTGCTGCGACAAGAGCGTGCATGCACTTCGAAATTCTTTGCAGTTGAACGATGcataatcaaatattcaattcCACTATTAATCTCGGTGGAGTTAACCCATACCGCACGCAGTGGAATCCCTCCGGAATCACCCACCTCGAAGGTACAGATTTGAATAGTAGCGCTCCGAAGTAGAGTATTTCTATGCTAGCTGTTCCCCCTTTCGTCGTGACGCCCGGGTACGGATTGACCATAAACGGGTTGTGGTCCAATTCGACCACTTGCAGCATAACCAACCCCGTGCGAAGCACTGCACTTTACCGGTCCGCGCTGGCCTCAAACGCTCTGACTCAGCATCCACTTGACAAAATCGGTCTGCTTTGAGGTCGAGTACATCAAGAACGCGACCAAATTCCTTCGAAAGGAATCTTACTACGGTATTGGAATTCGAAAGCCCAACCTTTTTTCAAGCTTTTTGGGTAGGTGTGGAGTTGTAGATCTGTAGCTTCTCCGAAACGTGAGGTGAAGGGATTTCCTAAATCTGAGCTGCAAACGTCAAGGCCTTGTTCGCCGAGAGATTCCGTCGAAGGAGTGTACGTTTGGGACATAAATTGTATCTCTAAATGTGTTTGCTCCATTACACcattttggtgtttttgggTTTCGTTACGCGAAGTTTCGGGACAGGCTGCAAAATTCAACTTTGCCGCCTGTGTGCGCGGTAACGCTTGTAACATTTTTGGATTAATATGGATGTTGGAGATCGCTACGGAGATGTGCTCATGTTTTGGTAGTAACTGCATTTGGACTGACAAATGGACAAAACGTGACGAATTGTGCAATGGAAGATTCTGGCAGAAATgggaacaaaaaggaaaggacCACCAACAAAGACAGGCTTTGGAGTTTGGGCTTCAATACGGAATACTTTGTCTAACGTGATTCTCCAGGTGCCAAACTGTTGATCATGATTTTggtattttaatgtttataatAGTACAAACAATTAGGGAAAGTAAACTTTGTTCTGCAAGTTTGCATCATCACACACTTGGGGGTTTATAAACGAAGTCTAGTGACTCGAATTTATTATCGAATTGAAGATTTACTCTTTTGATTTCAATGAAATCCCCGAGTATTGCATCACCTAGCTCGAGCTAGAGTAGGTTGATATGCGCATGAATCATTAACATTGCAGGTACCGCTAGAACTCGGTCAGGCGTAGTGATTTACGTACAACAGGAGTAAAATTTACAACCAATAAGTTTCGATTAGCAAATCACCTAAAGAGCACGTGAATGGTAATCGCTCAAAACAAGTTGCAAACAGGCAGTCGTGAAGAAAATGTACACGCATGAACAGCGTTTACAAGCCATTCAATCAATAGTGGCCCGATATCCCAACGCATAGTACACTGCAATCTCGGCGACTACAAGACAAATGCACATTAGTgagggtaaaaaaaacatcacacacatGTTTTGTCTCACGTTATGCTGTTTTGCAGTGGTTATGCTCGTAAACAAACGACCCCAGCCCGGTGGCCAATACCCACATCGTATCGGTGTTGCACCTGACCGTCCAGTccaacgttttttgtttttgttcctttcccaAGAACTCACCATACCATTGCTGCAATCACTGTGATTATAGTGGGCAAACGCAACGACGCATCgtttcataaatcaaaccaatGGGGTCCACATGGGAGACCACCCTCGCGCGGTCCATCATTTTTCCCTGCACGCAACTGCCACTCACAACCAATGCCGTGCGACCACGATGTAAGGCACTTGGGGTGCATTCTGcaatcgcacacgatcgcttTCAAACGGATTGATcgagatcgatcgatcgatcaaatCGTACCAAAGGGAATTGCCTTTGGTGGGGAGGGAAGGATGGGAGGGTGGGACCGAGAATACGAGTCTGAATGGGTGAGTTTTGTACTGCAATTACACCTTCATAAATttgtattaatatttttcacgCTTCGGGTTCGTTTGATTGCAATCGATGCCGATTGAATTTTAAGCTGTTGTTTTGTCGTTGAATGGGAACCAAAGCGGGATTCGTGAATAGTGCAGCTCCGAGCATGCCATTTTGCGGTTCGATGGAAATGTTACAGTGTAGTTCCTTGGAGCCTATTAATGTCGCCTGATTGCTGTCATTGGTTTCCCATTTGGAGGTAAGCAATGATCATAGGACTCGATACCGACAGAACATACCTGGaaggagaaggagaaaaacgaaacccatTAGAAATCACATAACAACTGTCGATTTGCGTGGCAAAAAAGTCTTTCGATAACGTTGCTTTAATAAGAAattatgtaaacaaaatttatgtACATATTTTGAACAATATTGGCGTTATAATCGCTTATCATTCGTGTGCTGATTTTGCACACTTTCATTTCCCACCCCTTACATCATTCACCAAAATATATTGCAgagaaatgtgaaataaaagttaaaatcactttcgtttttaaaaaaatgccattTGCGGTTTTATTTACCACCCCACAAGGCTCATCCTCAGCGACTTTGGGGAGAAGCCTCCACGCGGATTACCATTAGATATGTAAGCCCGTAAAACATTTGTGAATGCGTTGGAATAGGtactggaaataaataaaaccaccgtttttttttttttttgggaggaggAACTGCACCGAGCGCATAAAACCTAATCGTAAaaaagcgtaataaaactAACGAGAGATGAAAAAACGCACCGAAAATGATTTCAAATCCGacagtttggaaaaaaatagttcacGCATGCGTTACGAATCGGATGCGCGCGGAAGTGTGCATGTTGCGTTGTGTTCGTGCTCACATGCATGAGAAATTGGGATGAGAAACACACAAGGCAGTAAGGCACCGAGCATGAACCAAATTAACATTTATggctaattttttttctgttcgatAACTTTGCAAAGAttagatgttgttttttttgcaaatttacataaaaaaggtgaaatgtgcggggaaaataattattaaaaatttcgTAATTAGAATTACACGGTCAGTGAGAAACATTGTGCAATGCGGTAAATAAGCTGCGAAACGAGGAGAACAAAATAGGCAATGAGTACAACAAAATTTATGAGGCAAAATGTGTTGATTCCCCGGGAATTTTACTAAGTTATTTTAGAGAACAAACTCGAAATCTCTTTGTCACTTGCGACTGTTTTCATCCACAGATTGATTTCTCAGTGAAGCCACAATCATCCGATAAAGCCGATGGGCGCTTGCGTCGAACAGATAATCGATGTGGTTCCACTTGCGCAACCCAATCCTGTGCTTGTGCACCACATTCGGCAGCTGATCAGCCAACTCTTCCACATCCTCTGCCGGCACAAAGTTATCACCCGCACTGTAGTACAGCATGATCGGTGCCGTCACATTGTGGAGCGGATATTCCGGTGGAACTTTCGAACCGTAGCGTTGAACGTTACCGGCCGGCCCGTAGTCGTAGAGTTGGAATGATTTCGCCAAATAGTTCTGGGCATAGTGGAGCAACTGATAGACGGAGCATCCGGCTGGTGTGTTGGCGAGAATTTCGCCCAAAACCGTACGGTTGATAGAGTCATGCACACCCACCAGGTACCAGATGTTCGTCAGCACCAAGCTCGTCGGTACGAGACCCGTCTTATGACCGGCGTACACTAGCTCCACCGAAGATCCCGGACCACGTCCACCGATCTCGTAGCTTCGTGTCAGCTTGGCAAACATTTCCAGCTCATCGATCCGGCGGGCGAAATCAAATGCCGGAGATGTGGCGTGATAAATGTAAGCGGCCGGTGCCATCAGGTGCACGCTGGCGAACTTTCTGTTGTACGCCGGGCGCATGCTTGCCATCACCAGGAACGCTGTGCCACCTTGCGAGTGTCCGACGTAGTGTATGGTGTCGGAAGAAGTGTTCCCGCGGATGTAGTCGACCATGGCGGGTAGATCGTACAGACCGATCTCGTGGAAACTAAATCGCCAAAATTCCCGATCCTTGCTGCTGTGAGTTTTGTGCTCTTTCGAGAACGTGTTGCCACGCACATTCCCCAACCAAACGTCGTAGCCTTCGTCCGAGGCAAGGAAAGAGATGGACTTGTCCGGACCTTGGACGGTCCAGTCTACCGAGGAGCTGAGCAAACCGTGCATAATCAGTACGGGTGGTTTATCGGACTTGCCTGGAATTCGGACCAGGGACAGAATGTAGCCGTCCTGGGTGGTGACTTTGTGAAGTTCTACCGGATATCCGTGTCGCGTGATCGAATGACGCTGTGAAAGATTGTAGCTCAAATGTAATACTTGCCCAATAATGTTCCAGATGGAgcttaccaaaacttctgCTGGCTTCATGGCGCATAAAACTTGGACAGTGAATATCGTCAGTGTCAGAATCAAAGTCAACGTAACGCTTCCAGCCATTGCTAAACACTAACTGGACGTTGCTGGTGTTGCATCAAACCCTACCAAATAACATGTGCGGATGTGTTCGAGACCGTATCGTGATTGTAATTAACTAGTTCTAGAGCTTGATCGGTTCATCATTGAAAACAGATCAGACGAcctgtttaaaatttattttacaacttttagtttatttaaaacGTATTTAAAAGTTGAAATCTTCCAAAACGCTTTGCAGTTATATTTATTTGCCATTAAATTTATGACTCATTAGATTGAAACTGCTCAGTAATCACTATTTTTAATAGAGCGACTTTGCAAAACAGTTGATtgcaacaaccacaaaaaaacgatgttGAAATGTCATTTTCACTCGTGGCGCTGTgtgtttccgaaatggatcgCAACATTGTGCCTGCCAAACTGACGTTCCTTGCATCATCATCCTCCCAATGTTTGCCCAACTGgaccatttcatttcattactgATCAACAATCATCAGCGTACGATCTTGTCACGCACGCGAGCACTCATCTCCAGTGCGCGTAAAGACAGTTCCGGGCTATGTGCACCAGTGTCACATACAGCGAGATAAAGCAActaattgttttttaacgAACCACCCAATGGCCATAAAAACCATGAAGTTCATTAATACACACACAGTGATCGTGGTAACAGCTGTCAGGgtgaatgattttaattttttgttgagGAAAGTAAAATACTCGTCCCGTGTAAGAccggtagcaaaacaaaacagatgcTTTTTTAATAATCGCAAAACCAGATCGTTCGCCAGTTGTTGAAGGAACAATTGAGAAAAATGGCATAATGATACAGATACCTCCGAAAAAGTTTGGAACTAAAGTACCTCGTGGTAAAACAGTTCAGCTACCACACCACCCTGTCAAGTGGCTTAGTGTTTTAACGGAAAAAGGCGAAAGTTGCCCGTCCCGGCAAACACACCGAATCTAAGATCTGAGCGAAATCTGATGCGAAAGATGCCAATCAACACGGCAGACAATTCGTTCATTTCAAGGTATgttggaggaagaaaaaaacagatgaacaTTAATGCTCACTTCCGCTTGCCGACGAGTAAAATCCGGTTCCGGTAAGAGGGaatgttcttcttcttgctTGCTGTTTGACATAACGATCTTCTTACAGTGCTTTTCTCATCGTTGTCACTTGTCTTACGGCCTGGAAGAAGTTGATTTTTATCACCAATTGCAGGCGAGTTGCACCAAGACAGAGGAGGCTGTGGAAGAAAAAGACAATAACCAGTACATCGGTACACCGGTGATCATCTGCCGGACAAGACgagttttccaatttttccacGGTTTCAGCCCCGGTGCAGCTTTAAGCGTACGATTTGCGGCTACTTAGACGGTGCGCATCTTCAAGCGCCATGATGATGACGGCCATGACGGTCCATGTTGCCGATGATGGAGAAAATTGCagcgaagggaaaacaaaaacacacaccgaaccaCACGGCCGCCCGACAAGCGGTGGAAAACCCGCCTTCGGGCCGTGCTGCCGTTACCACGTGGAGAaaatgtgtgtgagtatgttaGTAGAAATCGGCAGAGGCACTCCGTTAGCTTGGATGATTTTTTAAGGCAAACCGCCAGGCGTCGCAGTTATGGGTATGGTGAGTTTTCTCTGGAGCATAACCGTTTGCGGGCGGCATCTTGCCTACGGAAACCTGTCCCGTTTGATGAGGGGGCGAGTTCAACAAACTGTTTTTGCTCGCTGAGGCGTCTTCTTCCTCTGCACAAAAGATGCATTCAGCGCCAAACATGTTGCGAAGGGGAACGCTTTTCCCCTAAACACAGGAACGAGTTAATGTGGTTTCGGTAAGGAACCGTCACTTATCGCTAATGATGATCGTAAATGTTTGGCTGGCCTGGCTGGTGGAGAGGATAAAAAGCGTGCTAGTAACGAAGTGTCGGTGGGGTACCTCCGCCCTCATGCTTCAGGATGCATCGGGGTGTGAATTAACGATTAGGTTAATTTTAGCGATTTTTATCATAACGCTATTATtatgttcatttttcattaacatttcaccCTTCCGTTACGGTGTTTTTGTGCTGTTCAACGTGTGTACATACATAATGTGAGGTTATAGTCTCGTAACCCTGGAGCGTCTTTCGAGATTAGACGAACATTTCCACCCCCccacgaaacacaaaacaacatcagatATTTCGGCTTAAAATTAGCTTTATCACCTGTTAACATGCCGTAAAGcgaacaattttatttcatccggATGCACGACCATAGCGCCCCGAGCCGATCCTCGTGACGGCCGAATCGGTTTAAtcagttgattttatttaaacgCGTCAAACGCGTCAACATTCCAGCTCGCGACACGACCACACAGCGACCGCACAGTGGCTTCCTTCGCACACACGACACCAAGATCGATAATTTATGCCGCCGCTCTTGCGCCAGTTCGGTTCGATGCGAAATATTTATGAAGGAAGTCTGATGTGCAGAAATGCTTCAGCTTCCAGCTCAAGGACGACGCCTACCGTTCGCTCCGAATGGAAttaccttgtttttttttcgcaaacaatTTCTGCCAACTACTAAAGCTAATTGCTGGTGTTCGATTGTGTGCCGCGCGTGGCTTCCATTGCGAATAAACATATTTGTCCACACCCGGTCGTGGGATGATTTCGTAAGGTTTGCTAATGTTCTGCTCCACATGAGACTACCGCTAGAGGGATCGTCTAGTTTGCCCTTCTACGGTTAACCGAGCGGCACATGGTTTCCGATCCAACTGGAGTCACCGTTCCGTTCTGTGTTGCCATTCGATTCCAGTCTGTTCGCACCTTAACGCTGATGCGCATGCAGGGCCGCATTCTTTTTTTAGGGGACGGAACGTGTTGTCGGCACGCGTCGGACGAGCTTCCCGAAGGTAATTGCACACAGAAGCCCACCATCGGTGTGCTCGTGCCGACGCAAAAGGACGGGAATTTCGATATAAAATCGAACAATGAAAACAATCATCTTAACAGGTCGCAATAAAAGAGCGTTAAAACATGTCGAGGTGCAGAAACCTTGCACACTTATGCTACTGGGGCTGGTGCTTCGGAAGCAAATGTCAAGGATTTTGGTGAGCCTGCTTTGGGTACAGCAGCGTGACATGTCGCCGTGCTTTCAGTGATCCACGGGAGCGAAACATTTACGAGCAGGAAAGCAGATCGTTGGGCTTCAAATTAGCGTACTAACAATGCGGTAAGTTTGctaacaccatcatcaccatggcGGTGGGTCGATACGAGTGGTCTATGTCAGGAAATTAACtccccaaaaaataaaagacgTTCACAGCTTCACGTTAGGTGTGGTTGATGGGAATCCGTATTGATTGATTGGATTGACCTTTCACCACCAAACAGGACCGGATGGAACCTTGCCCTCGAAACATACGGTCAGCTAGACGAGGAAGGGTCACCCAACAGTCGAGTGCGTCGCAATTGAACCTTCGCTCTGGTTGGCGCCATCCATAATGAGATGATATATTTACGAGGTCACTTCTTCACTTGAGATCTGCGAACTGCGATATGACGCTACTAGATGgcccgaaaaacaaacaaccaccaaaaATCCTTCAGACTAATTATGTATTTCTATGCAGATGAATCTCCCGCAAGAGCTCACCGAGGTGAGATGTTGAAGATCGAGCCATTGTTTCAAGCGCGTTCATGCTGCGATAGACGGTGGACCTGCGTCGTTCGGGCACTGGGTGATAATTGCAGGGTATGTGGCCACTCACACTTAATTCGATCGTTTTGAAGATCGAAACAGCGAGTAGGGTGCTTCACGAACCTAGCGAGTCATGTTGGTGTGGTTGCGGTGAACTGGGCAAAAAAAGGGTATTAGAAAAGGTACAGTTTCCAACATAACCTCGAATTGTTTGATTCGAAATTCCTCGAAGGGTGTGATTGATGAAGGTAGAGTTTGAGGCCAAATTGGATGCGACTATAATAGGGCCAAACAGCGGGTACTACACATGGGTAAAGGTTAAACGGAAGAGATTTATTAGTCTATCACCTAATAAAACGTAATAGGATGGTAATGAATGCCTCGACACGTTAGCTGTTTTGATAATGTTATTGTCCATTTAGGAGAGTCATCCCAGTGGTCCCcaatttttgcttcaaaacaaGATTCACCACGATCACGTGGATGTGGAATAAAAAAGGTCCTGGTGTGGGGTATAATTATAAGCAGGGCGACAGCACAATAGAAAACACGAGACACCAGTTGTGACCCGGTATCATAAATAATTCCCACCATAGGTTGTGCGGCCATAATAAGTCAATCCGCCACCTTACCACCGGGCACAGATCGGGAAGCAACGATCAATTAATCTTCTTCGCCCCACGCCAAAATTGTCCAGTGGTTTCGTAGATCGTGTAGATCAGGAAGTTGTGCTGCACAGCCCATTTCTACAAGCATCGCGTGTTTGCGTGTAGCATCCGACGGTGCTGGGTATTGTAGGTATATCCCCATGTACCAGATTGATGATAACTCGCAGGCCTAGCATCAATCAATTGGTCCCGATCACCGTTGTggcagcaccaacaacaaaaaaatgccagCGCACAATCGGATTTTTTTCCCAATGTAGACATCTATCCTGGACACCGGATGAATGCATCGGCCCCGGACACTTGTTATTTATTGATTGACTGCTTAAAGGTTGTAATTTAACAGCACTGAACACAACTTTTTGAAGGTCAGGCGCGCAATGGAAGCGATGAATTTTCAAGCGTTTTACCGTGTACCTCCCCCAAACGTCCTAGATAGGTCGGGGCTCCGGATCGGAGCGGAACATGGGATTTTGGCCCACTTTACGCTGCAAAACCGGCTACCGACGGTCATGCTGCTGGCGCGTGCGGGTCGGCCATTGCTTTTCACTACTTTGTTACCGATTCCGAGTGCTCCATTTTTAGGTCAGACACGGCTCATCATGCGAAATTCGCATGCAGACGTGTGCACACGTGGTGAGGGGGAAAAAGCATACCGTGCAGTTTAGCCTCAGCGACTTGATGTTGAGGTCCAATTTTGATCGCCTTGAATGTCATCGGAGATATGGCGAAGAAGGATTTAACCTGAAACGGACATGTCTAAAGTCCAAGGCTCTCTGGAAGTGAGCCGATTGTGCGTGACGGAGGAGTTGTGGTCGTCGTACACGTTCTGCCAGATAACCGAAGAACACAACGAACCTTAAATCAATTCCCCAAGGAATCTTGTTCCCATGGACCGCTAATGATCACCGATCGGACGATTGCGCAGATGTGGATGACAAACtgcgataaataaaacaatcgttaTTCGATACGGGCTGGTACGGGCGGAATAATTCAGGAAGTAAAAGTAGCTCCTGTCGATACGTCGCAGGCACACATGAACGCGAACTCGCTCGGTTCAAGTTGCTTGCTTAACTGGTCGTTGCTGtggtcgtttgtttttttttgcacaccactCAGATCAACTCGAAGGTCGTCCAGCTGTTGGCTTGAtcccattttttccatttttttccagcaCAGTTGCCGCACGTTGCGAAGGAACGAAGAACTCGATCGAAGTGAACTGGACACCTAAGCTGATCACTAGAACCGGTAGGCAGTGTTCGATGGTAATCGGCCGGAAGGTGTTCGATCGGGACACGATCGCGGTGGAATTTTCCACCGCATGACTTTAGCTTTACCGGTGACATACTAATGACAGTGCGCGTTTATGCTAGCTACTTGAGGTTTCTTGAACTCCGCACGGAACGAATTCTGACCATCGCAATTCGCTTTGCGTGGTTGGTACGCGTTACGGCTAGATTAAGACATTGCCCGGAGTGGAAATTGCTAGTTCGATGAAGTGGTGGCGTTTATCTTGCCACTGAAACCCGACTGCTTGGGGTGCTGTTAAGGTCTCGCCTGTGCAAACGATAGAACATAATTCATGTTTTAATTCGGAcgttattattataatttccGCGTGCCACTCAAGGCTGCAGACTTGCAGCTGGTGTTGTTCTAATCTGATAACTTCAACCGTAACTACTACCTTTAACTCACCGGAATGGAGCGTTTGACCTTCGCATAATGAAGCAGTTTTGCACCAACCGTAACACGCCCACTCCAATTGCCTCCTTTAACCTACGGTGCGTGTCCAGGTGCCACTAAGGTGCCTAATAGTCGTTGCCTGCAGTTGCTCAATAAGGCCATAGTTTTAATGGTCCGCTCTGATCATGCTTTAGCTACCAAAATGAGCCTTACCGAACGGATGCTGAGCAGAAGGAAAGGTTGTGACCCTATTAGCGAAGGAAGTCAACTGTTTGGGGTCGAACTAATTCCGAACGGTGGCTTACAGTACGGGTTGATGTAGCGTAGGGCCAGGAACTCATGGCAATGTTCAGTAGAGACTTTTCATCAGCGCGATTGGAGATGAGAGAAGGAAACCAGAAaagtaaattatgttttactaGGCTTTTAACACAGCGCGTGAGTTACCTGTCAAACGTAACTGAAATAATGCAACGGTGACATCCGCCCGCTTACAACATTGCAGACTTTCTCGTGCCAATTCACCGTGTTCTGATGTAGTGATTCACCAAAGACCGATGATGAAGTAATAGTATgtcgtctttttttgttttgttttgtgctcttGCGATGACATCACGCTTGATTAAATTGGATAATCCGAATCTCCCAATACCGAGCCCAAGAAGGAACCGTAGCCTAACCTGCAGAACTCCGGTGCACCATTAATGTGCGAACTGGCATCAACAGGACGCAAAACGAAAGGGGAAAATTGGTAATTGTGCATGCGCCCCATCCGTCTGCTGGCCCTCGGGAAAGTCTGCTGATCGactttcgatttcgttcgATGCACTCATGTTGGCAGGAAATTGGCTGACTTTGGCATGCGGGAGACCCGGACATCAGGGGCATCAGGTATGGAACACACGCACCACACGTTTGGTGCGTATCGAAAAGCGGTGGCTGGGGGCGGACT
This Anopheles marshallii chromosome 3, idAnoMarsDA_429_01, whole genome shotgun sequence DNA region includes the following protein-coding sequences:
- the LOC128712435 gene encoding lipase 3-like produces the protein MAGSVTLTLILTLTIFTVQVLCAMKPAEVLRHSITRHGYPVELHKVTTQDGYILSLVRIPGKSDKPPVLIMHGLLSSSVDWTVQGPDKSISFLASDEGYDVWLGNVRGNTFSKEHKTHSSKDREFWRFSFHEIGLYDLPAMVDYIRGNTSSDTIHYVGHSQGGTAFLVMASMRPAYNRKFASVHLMAPAAYIYHATSPAFDFARRIDELEMFAKLTRSYEIGGRGPGSSVELVYAGHKTGLVPTSLVLTNIWYLVGVHDSINRTVLGEILANTPAGCSVYQLLHYAQNYLAKSFQLYDYGPAGNVQRYGSKVPPEYPLHNVTAPIMLYYSAGDNFVPAEDVEELADQLPNVVHKHRIGLRKWNHIDYLFDASAHRLYRMIVASLRNQSVDENSRK